In one Nocardioides sp. NBC_00368 genomic region, the following are encoded:
- the ilvA gene encoding threonine ammonia-lyase IlvA has protein sequence MSESGKKPAVTPAAIEEAAARTIATRTAVERSVRLSERYAAEVLLKREDLQLGRSYKVRGAYNLMSSLTPEELERGVVCASAGNHAQGVAISCARLGVPGHIVVPTNTPKQKRDRITALGGEHVTLTLHGSTYDEASAYAYELGRGLGATYVSAFDDPRTIAGQGTVGYELTSQISSPLDVLLLPVGGGGLASGVATWVREVWPQTRIIGVEPAGAASMAAAFEAGGPVRLDTLDTFVDGAAVATAGKVTYPIVKEYVDELVSVPVGAICVEMLELYQTEGIIAEPAGALAVAALGQIDLRGATRIGAVLSGGNNDVSRYADVLERALIHQGLRHYFLVSFPQAPGALRGFLDDVLADGEDIVVFEYVKKSNREHGPALIGIDLDSADGLEGLLERMGASDLLIERIEPDSPLFTFLH, from the coding sequence GTGTCTGAGTCTGGCAAGAAGCCTGCCGTAACACCCGCAGCGATCGAGGAAGCCGCCGCGCGCACGATCGCCACGCGCACGGCGGTCGAGCGCTCCGTCAGACTCTCGGAGAGGTACGCCGCCGAGGTCCTGCTCAAGCGCGAGGACCTGCAGCTCGGGCGCTCCTACAAGGTCCGCGGCGCCTACAACCTGATGAGCTCGCTGACGCCCGAGGAGCTCGAGCGAGGCGTCGTGTGCGCGTCCGCCGGGAACCACGCCCAGGGTGTCGCGATCTCGTGCGCCCGCCTCGGCGTGCCCGGCCACATCGTGGTGCCGACCAACACGCCCAAGCAGAAGCGCGACCGGATCACCGCCCTCGGCGGCGAGCATGTGACGCTCACCCTCCACGGCTCGACCTACGACGAGGCCTCCGCCTACGCCTACGAGCTGGGGCGCGGGCTCGGTGCCACCTACGTCTCCGCGTTCGACGACCCGCGCACCATCGCCGGGCAGGGCACCGTCGGCTACGAGCTGACCTCGCAGATCTCCTCGCCCCTGGACGTCCTCCTGCTGCCCGTCGGCGGCGGCGGACTCGCCTCCGGGGTCGCGACCTGGGTGCGCGAGGTCTGGCCGCAGACCCGGATCATCGGCGTCGAGCCCGCCGGTGCCGCCTCGATGGCCGCCGCGTTCGAGGCCGGTGGGCCGGTGCGGCTGGACACGCTCGACACCTTCGTGGACGGTGCCGCGGTCGCGACCGCGGGGAAGGTGACGTACCCGATCGTCAAGGAGTACGTCGACGAGCTCGTCTCCGTGCCGGTCGGCGCGATCTGCGTGGAGATGCTCGAGCTCTACCAGACCGAGGGGATCATCGCCGAGCCCGCCGGAGCGCTCGCGGTGGCCGCCCTGGGGCAGATCGACCTGCGTGGCGCCACCCGCATCGGCGCCGTCCTCTCCGGCGGCAACAACGACGTCTCCCGCTACGCCGACGTGCTCGAGCGGGCGCTGATCCACCAGGGCCTGCGCCACTACTTCCTGGTCTCCTTCCCGCAGGCGCCCGGGGCGCTGCGCGGCTTCCTCGACGACGTGCTGGCCGACGGGGAGGACATCGTGGTCTTCGAGTACGTCAAGAAGTCCAACCGCGAGCACGGCCCCGCGCTGATCGGCATCGACCTCGACTCCGCCGACGGGCTCGAAGGGCTGCTGGAGCGGATGGGTGCCAGCGACCTGCTCATCGAGCGGATCGAGCCCGACTCGCCGCTGTTCACCTTCCTGCACTGA
- a CDS encoding DUF3090 domain-containing protein, whose amino-acid sequence MPVMHAFDPPERFVVGTVGEPGARTFFLQAREGARVVSVALEKQQVTVLAERLDELLDEVMKSAPAVVPAVAPFDLDDNGPLEQPIEEEFRAGTMTLAWDPDEDKVVLEVFPINETEIIAEVDESGALVDEDAVAAIELDEPEPDEVLLVRIAPRNARAFVKRAEAVLGAGRPNCPFCGNPIDPEGHLCVRANGFKRRDPV is encoded by the coding sequence ATGCCTGTGATGCACGCCTTCGACCCGCCCGAACGATTCGTCGTCGGCACCGTCGGCGAGCCGGGAGCGCGTACGTTCTTCCTCCAGGCGCGTGAGGGAGCTCGGGTCGTCTCGGTGGCCCTGGAGAAGCAGCAGGTCACCGTGCTCGCCGAGCGTCTCGACGAGCTCCTCGACGAGGTGATGAAGTCGGCCCCTGCGGTGGTGCCGGCGGTGGCGCCCTTCGATCTCGACGACAACGGCCCGCTGGAGCAGCCGATCGAGGAGGAGTTCCGCGCCGGCACGATGACCCTGGCCTGGGACCCCGACGAGGACAAGGTGGTCCTCGAGGTCTTCCCGATCAACGAGACCGAGATCATCGCCGAGGTCGACGAGTCCGGCGCGCTGGTCGACGAGGACGCCGTGGCCGCCATCGAGCTGGACGAGCCGGAGCCCGACGAGGTGCTCCTGGTCCGGATCGCTCCGCGCAACGCCCGCGCCTTCGTGAAGCGGGCCGAGGCGGTGCTGGGCGCCGGGCGTCCCAACTGCCCGTTCTGCGGCAACCCGATCGACCCCGAGGGGCACCTGTGTGTCCGGGCGAACGGGTTCAAGCGGCGTGACCCGGTCTGA
- a CDS encoding undecaprenyl-diphosphate phosphatase: MDYLQAIALGILQALTEFLPISSSAHLRIFPELLGWGDPGAAFTAVIQIGTELAVLAYMGKHIWSIISTWFRSLFNPELRSHTDARMGWFIIVGSLPIVIMGLLFQNIIEKDLRSLYVVGTMLVVMGIVLGIADRIGENRKRFDDLSWRDAILMGCAQACALIPGVSRSGATISMGRALGYERATATEYAFLLALPAVFGAGLFEMKDIAHEDNLYGWGPTIVATIVSFVLGYAVIAWLLKYLSRNTYTPFVIYRVILGVAVLVLVGVGVLSEW; the protein is encoded by the coding sequence GTGGATTATCTGCAGGCGATCGCACTGGGCATCCTTCAGGCACTCACCGAGTTCCTGCCCATCTCATCCAGCGCACACCTGCGCATCTTCCCCGAGCTGCTCGGCTGGGGCGACCCCGGTGCGGCGTTCACCGCCGTGATCCAGATCGGCACCGAGCTCGCGGTGCTGGCCTACATGGGCAAGCACATCTGGAGCATCATCTCCACCTGGTTCCGCAGCCTGTTCAACCCTGAGCTCCGCAGCCACACCGACGCCCGGATGGGCTGGTTCATCATCGTCGGATCGCTCCCGATCGTGATCATGGGGCTGTTGTTCCAGAACATCATCGAGAAGGACCTGCGCAGCCTCTACGTCGTCGGCACCATGCTCGTCGTGATGGGCATCGTGCTCGGCATCGCCGACCGGATCGGCGAGAACCGCAAGCGCTTCGACGACCTCTCCTGGCGCGACGCGATCCTGATGGGCTGCGCCCAGGCCTGTGCGCTGATCCCCGGCGTCTCCCGCTCGGGGGCGACGATCTCGATGGGCCGGGCGCTCGGCTACGAGCGGGCCACGGCGACCGAGTACGCCTTCCTGCTGGCGCTCCCGGCGGTCTTCGGAGCCGGCCTGTTCGAGATGAAGGACATCGCCCACGAGGACAACCTCTATGGCTGGGGCCCCACGATCGTGGCCACGATCGTCTCGTTCGTCCTCGGCTACGCGGTGATCGCGTGGCTGCTGAAGTACCTCTCGCGCAACACCTACACCCCGTTCGTGATCTACCGGGTCATCCTCGGTGTGGCGGTTCTGGTGCTCGTCGGCGTGGGTGTGCTCAGCGAGTGGTGA
- the mshC gene encoding cysteine--1-D-myo-inosityl 2-amino-2-deoxy-alpha-D-glucopyranoside ligase, whose product MRAWSAPEVPELSVTGPEVQVYDHQRDAVVPTKGQGRRSLYVCGITPYDATHIGHANTYVAFDLLHRAWLNAGYEVGYTQNVTDVDDPLLERADKVGIAWEALAERETELFRQDMEALRVVPPQHYIGAVESIPLVLSLIGELEEAGAIYKVDEDVYASVAVDDAFGEESRMSREEMLELFGERGGDPERPGKKDPLDPLLWRAERPGEPSWPSPYGPGRPGWHVECTAIALEHLGAGFTVQAGGSDLIFPHHEMSGSHARSAGKDFAEIYTHGGMVAYDGHKMSKSRGNLVFVSALRNSEIDPMAIRLVLLGHHYRDDWEWTDAKLFDAVDKIAEWRKAVALGRGAPAAPVVETVLGALADDLDAPRAVQAVDAWVAATLGEGGLAETSDALAGETIAKLVDAALGIKL is encoded by the coding sequence ATGCGCGCATGGTCTGCACCCGAAGTCCCAGAACTGTCCGTCACAGGGCCCGAGGTGCAGGTCTATGACCATCAGCGGGACGCCGTCGTCCCGACGAAGGGTCAGGGCCGCCGTTCGCTGTACGTGTGTGGCATCACGCCCTACGACGCGACCCACATCGGCCACGCCAACACCTACGTCGCCTTCGACCTGCTCCACCGGGCGTGGCTCAACGCCGGCTACGAGGTCGGCTACACCCAGAACGTCACCGATGTCGACGACCCGCTGCTCGAGCGCGCCGACAAGGTCGGGATCGCGTGGGAGGCGCTCGCCGAGCGCGAGACCGAGCTCTTCCGCCAGGACATGGAGGCGCTGCGGGTCGTTCCGCCGCAGCACTACATCGGTGCCGTCGAGTCGATCCCGCTGGTGCTCTCGCTGATCGGCGAGCTCGAGGAGGCCGGCGCGATCTACAAGGTCGACGAGGACGTCTACGCCTCGGTGGCCGTCGACGACGCCTTCGGCGAGGAGTCGCGGATGTCTCGTGAGGAGATGCTCGAGCTCTTCGGCGAGCGCGGCGGCGACCCCGAGCGGCCCGGCAAGAAGGACCCGCTCGACCCGCTGCTGTGGCGCGCCGAGCGCCCCGGTGAGCCGTCCTGGCCCTCGCCCTACGGCCCGGGTCGTCCTGGCTGGCACGTCGAGTGCACCGCGATCGCGCTGGAGCACCTCGGCGCCGGGTTCACCGTCCAGGCGGGCGGCTCCGACCTGATCTTCCCGCACCACGAGATGTCCGGCTCCCACGCCCGCTCCGCGGGCAAGGACTTCGCCGAGATCTACACCCACGGCGGGATGGTGGCCTACGACGGCCACAAGATGTCCAAGTCGCGCGGCAACCTGGTCTTCGTCTCGGCCCTGCGCAACTCCGAGATCGACCCGATGGCGATCCGGCTGGTGCTCCTGGGCCACCACTACCGCGACGACTGGGAGTGGACCGACGCCAAGCTCTTCGACGCCGTCGACAAGATCGCCGAGTGGCGCAAGGCCGTCGCGCTCGGCCGCGGCGCCCCCGCCGCCCCGGTAGTCGAGACCGTCCTGGGCGCCCTGGCCGACGATCTCGACGCGCCGCGTGCGGTCCAGGCCGTCGACGCCTGGGTAGCCGCGACGCTCGGCGAGGGCGGTCTCGCCGAGACCTCCGACGCCCTCGCCGGGGAGACCATCGCCAAGCTCGTCGACGCGGCGCTGGGCATCAAGCTCTGA
- the corA gene encoding magnesium/cobalt transporter CorA, with translation MIVDSALYRAGERDRTDCAPHDYATLRSGVKDDGDFVWLGLYQPSQYELDEVAEAFGLHPLAVEDALTAHQRPKLERYEGGMFLVVKTLWYVDAEDAVETGEVAFFIGTDYVITVRHGRGSRLAPARELLETNDEQLLTEGSYSAVYAVVDYIVDAYVDVANELTKDVDEVETSVFSDERTHDSARIYRLRRELAEVRRAVMPLREPVRRFANGEGGIDPDLRPYFRDILDHLASIVEAIENLETLLSSAFEAHLAQLSLQQNEDMRKISAGAALVVVPTLIAGIYGMNFTHMPELSWTFGYPFALLLMVAVVAGLWIFFRKSGWF, from the coding sequence GTGATCGTCGACAGCGCTCTCTACCGCGCCGGTGAGCGTGACAGGACCGACTGTGCACCCCACGACTACGCCACGCTGCGCAGCGGGGTGAAGGACGACGGCGACTTCGTGTGGCTCGGGCTCTACCAGCCCAGCCAGTACGAGCTCGACGAGGTCGCCGAGGCCTTCGGCCTGCATCCGCTCGCCGTGGAGGACGCCCTCACGGCCCACCAGCGACCCAAGCTGGAGCGCTACGAGGGCGGGATGTTCCTGGTCGTCAAGACGCTCTGGTACGTCGACGCCGAGGACGCCGTCGAGACCGGCGAGGTCGCGTTCTTCATCGGCACCGACTACGTGATCACGGTCCGCCACGGTCGCGGCTCCCGGCTCGCGCCGGCCCGTGAGCTGCTGGAGACCAACGACGAGCAGCTCCTCACCGAGGGCTCCTACTCCGCGGTCTACGCGGTCGTGGACTACATCGTCGACGCCTACGTCGACGTCGCCAACGAGCTCACCAAGGACGTCGACGAGGTCGAGACCTCCGTCTTCTCCGACGAGCGCACCCACGACTCGGCCCGGATCTATCGCCTGCGTCGCGAGCTCGCAGAGGTACGCCGCGCGGTGATGCCGCTGCGGGAGCCCGTGCGCCGCTTCGCGAACGGCGAAGGCGGGATCGACCCCGACCTGCGTCCCTACTTCCGCGACATCCTCGACCATCTCGCCTCCATCGTGGAGGCGATCGAGAACCTCGAGACGCTGCTCTCCTCGGCCTTCGAGGCCCATCTGGCGCAGCTCTCGCTGCAGCAGAACGAGGACATGCGCAAGATCTCGGCCGGCGCCGCCCTGGTCGTGGTCCCGACGCTCATCGCCGGGATCTACGGGATGAACTTCACCCACATGCCCGAGCTGTCGTGGACCTTCGGCTACCCGTTCGCGCTGCTGCTCATGGTCGCCGTGGTGGCCGGACTGTGGATCTTCTTCCGCAAGTCGGGCTGGTTCTGA
- a CDS encoding aldo/keto reductase, producing the protein MQSRLLGATGLRVSSLALGTMTWGSVTDEHEAREQLAGFAEAGGTLVDTAAGYGDGASEKLLGSLLAENVMARDDVVLATKGGITWRGGSRGVDTSRGRLLTGLDASLRRLGVDHVDLWQVHVWSPEVPLEETLSALDMALSSGRAAYVGVSNYTGWQTAQAATWQRAVPGRATLASTQVEYSLLARDVEYEVMPAAGAMGMGVLAWSPLAGGVLTGKYRTGIPSNSRGADPTFSSRVDVYDDERSRGIVTAVAKAAEGLEWTPLQVSLAWVRDRPGVTAPIMGARTAAQLKEALEVADLTLPPEIALALDDVSAV; encoded by the coding sequence ATGCAGAGCCGACTCCTCGGAGCCACTGGGCTGCGAGTCTCGTCTCTCGCCCTGGGCACCATGACCTGGGGCAGCGTGACCGATGAGCACGAGGCCCGTGAGCAGCTGGCCGGCTTCGCCGAGGCCGGTGGCACGCTCGTCGACACCGCCGCCGGCTACGGCGACGGAGCCTCCGAGAAGCTCCTCGGCTCGCTCCTGGCCGAGAACGTCATGGCCCGCGACGACGTCGTCCTGGCCACGAAGGGCGGAATCACCTGGCGCGGCGGCAGCCGAGGCGTCGACACCTCCCGCGGTCGGCTGCTGACCGGCCTCGACGCCTCCCTGCGCCGGCTCGGGGTCGACCACGTCGACCTGTGGCAGGTGCACGTCTGGTCCCCCGAGGTGCCGCTCGAGGAGACCCTCTCGGCGCTCGACATGGCACTGAGCAGCGGACGCGCGGCCTACGTCGGCGTCTCCAACTACACCGGCTGGCAGACCGCCCAGGCCGCCACCTGGCAGCGGGCCGTGCCGGGGCGGGCGACGCTGGCCTCGACGCAGGTGGAGTACTCGCTGCTGGCCCGTGACGTCGAGTACGAGGTCATGCCGGCCGCCGGGGCGATGGGGATGGGCGTACTGGCCTGGTCGCCGCTGGCCGGTGGTGTGCTGACCGGGAAGTACCGCACCGGCATCCCGTCGAACTCCCGCGGGGCCGACCCGACCTTCTCCTCCCGGGTGGACGTCTACGACGACGAGCGCTCGCGCGGCATCGTCACCGCCGTCGCCAAGGCCGCCGAGGGCCTGGAGTGGACCCCGCTGCAGGTCTCGCTCGCCTGGGTGCGTGACCGCCCCGGCGTCACCGCCCCGATCATGGGGGCCCGCACCGCGGCGCAGCTCAAGGAGGCCCTGGAGGTCGCCGACCTCACCCTCCCGCCCGAGATCGCGCTCGCGCTCGACGACGTCTCCGCCGTCTGA
- a CDS encoding helix-turn-helix domain-containing protein, with translation MTTRPRDWEAIVDLIERVLADDDLLPAVVAAVRGHVEESATLPVSDITGHTRLLLTAAGRAVAARRAPTEAELTVVEQLAVNRARQGIPIDVVLGSVRISERAIWARTRELAEEAGIAAAHLLDARELYDDWADAVRTRLIRAHRETPRTNDVWDRDAESLRRLLEGGSAAALTAAERGFAPGAGLWVLVTRSGDTASTTAVRRLTEGTGPGLAATVGDALVAVVPSQPALRPQGSGSVVGIAGPVAAEELGVAHRLAVATVPAAEATGLTGAVHISEVAAVAALTSRPDLTEALALRHRAARHELGAAAEAVARTVRAWLEADRDTAAVARTLYVHENTVRNRVQRFAAVTGIDPHRTFGAISAWWLCHAWTVDS, from the coding sequence CTGCCCGCGGTCGTCGCCGCCGTGCGCGGCCACGTCGAGGAGTCGGCCACCCTGCCCGTCTCCGACATCACCGGCCACACCCGCCTCCTCCTCACCGCAGCCGGGCGCGCAGTGGCCGCCCGCCGCGCCCCCACCGAGGCGGAGCTGACCGTCGTCGAGCAGCTCGCCGTCAACCGCGCCCGCCAGGGGATCCCCATCGACGTCGTGCTCGGCTCGGTGCGGATCTCGGAGCGCGCAATCTGGGCGCGCACCCGCGAGCTGGCCGAGGAGGCCGGGATCGCGGCCGCTCATCTGCTGGACGCGCGCGAGCTCTACGACGACTGGGCCGACGCCGTGCGCACGCGGCTGATCCGTGCCCACCGGGAGACGCCCCGGACCAATGACGTCTGGGACCGGGACGCGGAGTCCCTGCGGCGGCTGCTCGAGGGCGGTTCCGCGGCTGCCCTCACCGCAGCCGAACGGGGCTTCGCCCCCGGCGCCGGGCTATGGGTGCTGGTCACCCGATCCGGTGACACCGCGTCCACCACCGCCGTGCGGCGGCTGACCGAGGGCACCGGACCCGGCCTCGCCGCGACGGTGGGTGACGCCCTGGTCGCGGTGGTGCCGAGCCAGCCCGCGTTGCGTCCCCAGGGGTCCGGTTCGGTCGTCGGGATCGCCGGCCCGGTGGCCGCGGAGGAGCTTGGCGTCGCCCACCGCCTGGCGGTGGCCACCGTCCCGGCCGCCGAGGCGACCGGTCTGACCGGGGCGGTGCACATCAGCGAGGTCGCTGCGGTGGCCGCGTTGACCTCCCGCCCCGACCTCACCGAGGCCCTCGCGCTGCGGCACCGAGCGGCGCGCCACGAGCTCGGGGCCGCGGCCGAGGCGGTGGCCCGGACCGTACGAGCCTGGCTCGAGGCGGATCGCGACACCGCCGCGGTCGCCCGCACGCTCTACGTCCACGAGAACACCGTCCGCAACCGGGTCCAGCGGTTCGCCGCGGTCACCGGGATCGACCCGCACCGTACGTTCGGGGCGATCTCGGCATGGTGGTTGTGCCATGCCTGGACGGTCGACTCCTGA
- a CDS encoding PAC2 family protein gives MIEIEETRDLVDPVVIAAFEGWNDAADAASGTVDHLMDVWHARVVAEIDPEDFYDYQVNRPVTGTDENGFRAITWPTTQVAVCSPPDLDRDIILVRGIEPNMRWKQFVSEILECVDDLGGQLVVTLGALLADAPHTRPIPVSGTATEPDLVDRLKLDSPSYEGPTGIVGVIQEACVQSDIPAVSYWAAVPHYVAAPPCPKATLAIINKLEDLLQCSIPLGDLPEDSRAWERGVNDLAEEDEDVSDYVRSLEEARDTADLPEASGDAIAREFERYLKRRTDDS, from the coding sequence GTGATCGAGATCGAAGAGACCCGCGACCTGGTCGATCCTGTGGTGATCGCCGCGTTCGAGGGATGGAACGACGCGGCCGATGCCGCCTCCGGCACGGTTGACCATCTGATGGATGTCTGGCACGCGCGGGTCGTGGCCGAGATCGATCCCGAGGACTTCTACGACTACCAGGTCAACCGGCCGGTGACCGGCACCGACGAGAACGGGTTCCGCGCGATCACCTGGCCCACCACCCAGGTCGCCGTCTGCTCCCCGCCCGACCTGGATCGCGACATCATCCTGGTGCGCGGCATCGAGCCCAACATGCGCTGGAAGCAGTTCGTCAGCGAGATCCTGGAGTGCGTCGACGACCTCGGCGGCCAGCTCGTGGTGACCCTGGGGGCGCTGCTCGCCGACGCGCCGCACACCCGCCCGATCCCCGTCTCCGGCACCGCCACGGAGCCCGACCTCGTCGACCGGCTCAAGCTCGACTCACCGTCCTACGAGGGACCGACCGGCATCGTCGGCGTCATCCAGGAGGCGTGCGTCCAGAGCGACATCCCGGCGGTCTCCTACTGGGCCGCGGTCCCCCACTACGTCGCCGCTCCACCCTGCCCCAAGGCCACCCTCGCGATCATCAACAAGCTCGAGGACCTGCTGCAGTGCTCCATCCCCCTCGGCGACCTTCCCGAGGACTCCCGAGCCTGGGAGCGCGGCGTCAACGACCTCGCCGAGGAGGACGAGGACGTCTCCGACTACGTACGCTCCCTCGAGGAGGCCCGCGACACCGCCGACCTCCCCGAGGCCTCCGGTGACGCGATCGCCCGGGAGTTCGAGCGCTACCTCAAGCGCCGCACCGACGACTCGTAG
- a CDS encoding histidine phosphatase family protein, with the protein MATMILVRHGRTTANASGTLAGRLPGVRLDERGLEQAAKAAERIAPVPLALAVTSPMERCQQTLSVILEGRAEQPAVVVEDGVSECDYGEWQGEKITTLARRKLWKTVQTQPSAVTFPGGESMPAMQARGVEAVRRHDAAVTAAHGDSAVWLCVSHGDLIKSILADALGMHLDLFQRLHVDPASISVVRYGEGRPSVLATNTHAGDLSWLAPKPAAKKGRKPSRRRNDDAVVGGGAGPGDGLDSAG; encoded by the coding sequence GTGGCGACGATGATCCTGGTGAGACACGGCCGTACGACGGCGAACGCATCCGGCACCCTGGCCGGACGGCTCCCCGGCGTGAGACTGGACGAGCGCGGCCTGGAGCAGGCCGCCAAGGCGGCCGAGCGGATCGCGCCGGTCCCGCTGGCGCTGGCGGTCACCAGCCCGATGGAGCGCTGCCAGCAGACGCTTTCGGTGATCCTGGAGGGGCGTGCCGAGCAGCCCGCCGTCGTCGTCGAGGACGGCGTCTCCGAGTGCGACTACGGCGAGTGGCAGGGGGAGAAGATCACCACGCTGGCGCGCCGCAAGCTGTGGAAGACCGTGCAGACCCAGCCCTCGGCGGTCACCTTCCCCGGGGGCGAGTCGATGCCCGCGATGCAGGCCCGGGGAGTCGAGGCCGTACGCCGCCACGACGCCGCCGTCACCGCAGCCCACGGCGACTCGGCGGTCTGGCTGTGCGTGAGCCACGGCGACCTGATCAAGTCCATCCTGGCCGACGCGCTCGGCATGCACCTTGACCTCTTCCAGCGGCTGCACGTCGACCCGGCCTCGATCTCCGTGGTCCGCTACGGCGAGGGGCGCCCCTCGGTCCTGGCCACGAACACCCATGCCGGCGACCTGTCCTGGCTGGCGCCGAAGCCCGCGGCCAAGAAGGGACGCAAGCCGTCGCGTCGCCGCAACGACGACGCCGTCGTGGGCGGTGGCGCGGGTCCCGGCGACGGTTTGGACTCTGCTGGATAA
- a CDS encoding SCO1664 family protein encodes MTRSDPVEPAPEIEHSAPRSGGAMELVGRLTTASNATFLATLGESEVVYKPIAGERPLWDFPDGQLAHREVASYLVSEALGWSVVPETWLGDGPHGPGMIQRWIDTDDSIEPVTIVPEGEVPPGYLKVFDGFDEHDRVVTLVHEDTPELRRMAVFDAITNNADRKGGHVLPLAGGRRYGCDHGLTFHDEPKLRTILWGWHGLGFSEEELAGIRTVHAGLSGALGRSLAAYLTGREIEALGHRCEGLLAEGAFPRPGYDRHVIPWPPF; translated from the coding sequence GTGACCCGGTCTGATCCTGTGGAGCCGGCGCCGGAGATCGAGCACAGCGCCCCGCGGAGCGGCGGGGCCATGGAGCTCGTCGGTCGGCTGACGACGGCATCCAACGCGACCTTCCTGGCCACGCTCGGCGAGTCCGAGGTGGTCTACAAGCCGATCGCGGGGGAGCGGCCGCTGTGGGACTTCCCCGACGGTCAGCTCGCGCATCGCGAGGTCGCCTCCTACCTCGTCTCCGAGGCGCTGGGCTGGTCGGTGGTCCCCGAGACCTGGCTCGGCGACGGGCCGCACGGTCCCGGGATGATCCAGCGCTGGATCGACACCGACGACAGCATCGAGCCCGTCACGATCGTGCCCGAGGGCGAGGTGCCGCCCGGCTACCTGAAGGTCTTCGACGGCTTCGACGAGCACGACCGGGTGGTGACCCTGGTCCACGAGGACACGCCCGAGCTGCGGCGGATGGCCGTCTTCGACGCGATCACCAACAATGCCGACCGCAAGGGCGGTCACGTCCTGCCGCTCGCCGGTGGGCGCCGCTACGGCTGCGACCACGGGCTGACCTTCCACGACGAGCCGAAGCTGCGCACCATCCTGTGGGGATGGCACGGGCTGGGCTTCTCCGAGGAGGAGCTCGCCGGTATCCGGACGGTCCATGCCGGGCTCTCCGGTGCGTTGGGGCGGTCGCTGGCTGCGTACCTCACGGGTCGGGAGATCGAGGCGCTCGGTCACCGCTGCGAGGGGCTGCTCGCCGAAGGGGCCTTCCCACGGCCGGGATACGACCGACATGTCATCCCGTGGCCGCCCTTCTGA